The DNA sequence ttttgatttttaagtcttttgtatcttatcaattattgggtcaagtgagagaatattagattatatggtcctatttaattaggtaagatatattatagatatgattggattctgattatggttattggtcaatagaaaaaaaattcaattaaagtaggattccttatgagataaccttgatgggaggaactctcctaataacttatcctagaccctctggtctcgtctataaatagactGGACCTCTAGGGGTTAAGTGTGTATttgatagacaggacctctaaggGTCATGTACATATCTGAGTATAACAATTAAGAGATTaaaatttttctctcaatcttccTCTTTCCTCCCTTGATCGATCAATTTAGGTGGTTATGTGaaaatagaaagagaggagaaggatttaGTTCTCTTTGGATGGGACGCTCGTGATTAAATaaagtttatttttttaaataataaaaaatatgtatcgtaatatatatattagatctaataaaaattgatttcaaTATTGACATAAATTTTTTTCGCATTACAGATGTCATGaatatagattttatgcttacactgCTGCCTTCGTGACGCGCTACTCGTGTGGGTCGTCTCCTCCACAGGATGGGCGATCCATCCAGTAGCTTCCCCGTTTTATCTGACGCTGACACGTTTCTTTTCATCCACGTGGTGTTTCCTCGTCCGTCGTCATCCTCCCGTGCTGTCCCATCACGCGCATTCCCCAACTGCTCACATGTCTCAGAGGATCATCATATAAAAAGAATACCGCGTCCTGCCCCTAACCTCGCTTGTCCTACCCATGTTAGCCGCTGCGGCCCATTTTCTACCTTCTTGTTGATTGGAAACATGTGGTGAGGGCCACAATGCTCCCTCCAATTATAGATGGGTGCCTTGCGGAGAAACGTTGGAGTGGCAGTCAAAGAAATACTCGCTTTAATTCCTTTCTTTTAATTCTCTTTCCCTTCGCCTGTTCTTTCGTTTTCTTTCGGTCTCCTCTGCGTCACTCGAATTCCTTTCCATCAAGGGCACTCTCTTCACCTATTTACGATCTCGTTTCTCTCTTGCATCTTTCGTTTTGGATACGATTGTGCTTTCCTTTGGATTCTTTTGGGTTGATTGCATCCAGAGACCCCCCCGTTTTTCATCCCTCTGGATTGGGAATTTAGGATTCTTGGGCCGGGAAGTAGGGCTCCTCCTTGTAGTTATTGGAGTTTGGTGGAAATGTTGGGGAGTAGCGTGCAGTTGGGACGCGGGCATGGGGAGGATCGCGTCTGCTACGCCGATAAGGCACGGTGGAGCCGCCACAGCCACCAACGGCACTACCAGCAGAGTCCATGGAGGTCTTCAAGCACCTCCGCCGCCGGAACTTACCCCGCCCCTTCCTTTGCTTCTGGGAGCTCCGCAGAGGCTGTTGTGTCGGTCTCCGGCACCCGTGAGCAGGAGAACCGAGCAGGAACAGAGGAAGATTGTCCGAAGACCGGGATCGCGTCCGTTTCATCTTGGGGTCCTTCTGTTGCGCATTCTTGTAACTTGAAACGATTCTTGGAGTCCATAACTCCGTCCGTCCCGGCGTTGTACCcttccaaggtttagaaagtttcCTCCTTTTGGTTGTTGTCGCTTTGGGATTCTTGGAGATTGACTGACTTTGATTGGCTTGCAGATGGAGAAGAGGGGATGGAGGGCTTCTGACCAGGAGTGCCGGCCGTACTTTGCGCTGGCGGATCTCTGGGTCTCGTTCACGGAGTGGAGCGCGTATGGTGCTGGCGTTCCGCTGGTTCTGAGCGGAGCGGGCAGCGTGATCCAGTACTACGTGCCTTACTTGTCTGGAATCCAGTTATATGGTGAATCGAACAGGCCCTTTTCTGATTCTAGGTATTAGTGTTTGCCGGATGCTTTCTTTCTAATATATCTCGGTCCACAGAATTTGACATGAACAACTAATTTGTTTCTTTGTATGTTTTCTTACTACAGCTTTTGTTTGCCACCCTAAAGTTCTGAATGTTCCTTGATGCATTGCTTCCTTGATACGTCTACGATGGCTATCGTGTCGTAATGTTCTTAGCTTATAAAAACTCCGTTTACTTTTCTCGGTGGTATAttttgccttgtttgtatcatctgTCATAAAAGCGTAGGATTTGTTGAACATAAATGGTTTCAATAAGAACCAATTGTCAGTTTATCTTTGCTTACCTCTATCTCAATGGTTCCGAATAATAATTTCTTTGGAGCGGTTTAGCATCAAACCCCCTATATTGTCTTACATTCCTAAAGtaatttcaataatgagtgataccaTTTCAGCAAATGCAACCTCAAAAGCAACTCAAAATtggttatttttagtattttcctAATAAAAATTATTGGTTTTGTTTACTGTTCGACATGTAGCATCGTAATAATAACTAGGTCACTGTGCATTTATTTGGTCTGTTTAAATTGCTTTTTTTCCTAAAATGCAGAAGACACTTTTCTAGTATTATCTTTTAACTACTTAAGCTCTAAAATTCTATTTGGAGAGCTTGGGAAAATGTTCAGATTGGGGAGCCAGCCTTGCGGGGAGTCAAGTGTGTGTGCCATGAAAATGAAAAGCAGTGTATTTGAAGCTGATCAGTCTCTTGATGCTCATAGCAGGGCCTTGTTGAATATGATCTACAGGACTCAGCATGGACTGTGTTTTATGTGATTTACattctttttttatgaatcaaatttAGCTTTTTTACTTGTGATTTGATCCATTTATTTTGAGAACTATGTGGGATAGATTGCATATATGTTTTGtggattaatttttattttgtatttggTGTCTTGACCATGAGGGTGGGCCTTGGTACAACGGTAAGATTGCTCCTTTGTGATCTGGGAGATCAGGATTTAAGTCATGGAAataatctctttaaatatttaaacgaAAGATTGCATATATTGATCCTCTCTAGATCCCGCATTGGCGAGAGCTTCATGTACATGCTCTCAGAACTATAAAAAATTTCTTGCAGTTAAGGGTGGAAAGAGTTAAATGAAAATGATGTGGCATTTTCTGCATCAGTCAAATAATCTAACTTGAGGTATAAATTGAAACCTTTGTTGGTGGAGAAAAATAGACTTCCCAACTACTCGTAGTCTTAAAATTTTGGTCCTGATCACTCCAAGTTTTCAACTATCAGTCAATTTTCTTTGTTCAGGTAGCTTTCTACGTATTCTGTTTTTCTAGCCGCAACTTTGTTGTCTTTTTAATGGATCATCAGGGAAGCAACATGTAAAGTTTTGTCATTTGATATGTATATTGGATGAGATACACTATTCACTTTTCACTTTTGATTGCAGTGTATGCTTGATCTTTTGGTACTTTTATCTAGCAGTTGAGGTATATTAACATGTTACTTTCGTTATCCATCTAACAGGGGACACGGTGAGGAAAGTGATGGTGACTGTTCCCAGGATTCTAGTAGTGAAGGATGTAGTGACTATGAACACGAAAAGGGCCTTGGGTGTTCAACAGAATGGAACTCAAATCATGTCACTGGAACCTTGAATCTTAGGATTGATAAATTATGTTTGAGAGAGAAACATGGGCATCAGCAAAAGGGATCTTCAAGTGGTGATGGAGATTTTGGACATTTTCGAGGTCACTTGCTCTTTGAGTTTCTTGAACAGGATCCACCATTCATTCGTGAACCTTTATCTGATAAGGTGTTTACATCTTGTTTACACAAGTAAAACAAATTCGATTTTCTGGTCTTGTTTGTGATGTTTATTTAAGTATGTTCCTTCAGATTTCAGATCTTGCACGGTGTTTCCCTGCATTGAAGTCCCTTCGAAGTTGTGATCTTTTGCCATCCAGTTGGATATCAGTTGCATGGTGAGATTCAGATCGACTGAAAAACattgtatttaaaaaataaatattgattTTGTGTAGCTTGCTTGTGTTTAAGGTATCCTATATATCGAATTCCTAATGGCCCTACATTGAAGGATCTGGATGCTTGCTTTTTGACCTTTCATTCTCTTTCCACACTGATGAAAGGTAAATATCATCTTTTGCACTGTCTTTTATTCCTCTCCTTACTAGATGGACATGTACAATACATTATGCTTGAGATAAATATGGTCTAATCAAAATTAGGTTTGTTCTGGCTTGATGATTTTGTCCTAAATTGATTGATGTGCAATGCTGCTACTTGGCATTGTTGTTTTGACCTTTAGAAGTTGTAAGACAAACTCGATGACTGAAAAATTATTAAGCGTAAATTTTGTTGACTTCACCTCTTTGCACAATTTATCAATTGAACAAGCTTAATTCTTAGATTAGCTATTCATCTACCTATAATAAATGGCTAGCTAGTGATAATTTGCATCTAAGTGAAGCCTCATTCAGTCTATGCCCAAGCTTAATTCAAGGTTAAATGTTTAACTTGTTTCAGGGTTGTTGGACATGGGCTCAAGCTCAAATTTATTATTCTTTGGACTGATCCATTGATGATGGATTTGTAGAATCAATCTAAGCtatattttgattaaaactgatgAAATCCACTGAAGAAGATTTGTTGTAGATGGTAACTTATTTTAAAATTGATGTAGTTTGATTCTGTCAACTATAATGAGCTGTGTTTGAGTGATGAACCATTTTTCATGCTAAAAATAGATGCTTTTAAAGTTTTGCTTGTGACCTCAGACCTGAGAGTACACTACTTTGCTGTTTTATAATATTAATCTTGTTTACTTATTCCTTGTGCTTACTGGTTTTATTGCAGATGATGGTGGTGCCTCCGGCCCTTCAATTTCAATTTTACAAGGGGTTAATGGTGTTCCTATGGTCTCCCTTCCTGTTTTCGGACTTGCATCTTACAAGTGTCGGGGTTCCATATGGACTCCTAATGGTGGCACCGAGATGCAACTTGTGAATTCCCTGATGCAAGCTGCCGACGATTGGGTACGACTCCAAAATATTAATCACCCAGATTACCGGTTCTTCACTTCGCACGGCACATTCAGGAGATAGAACTACTATCACCCTGGTTTCATTTGTGCTCAAATTGGATCATGGGCAATAAGTCGGGATGCACATTAGCAGTGGCCTTCGATCTACTGTGTTGTGGAGCAAGtaatgacaaaaaataaaaaagcaagTGTGAAAGCACAAAAGCGGGGTAATAGGAGGCAAAATCCtgtgagaagaaaaagaaggatcaGAGAAGGTATAATTTGTGAAGAGGAACCAAAAGATGATCAGACCGAGAAAAAAGGTAGCCCATGAAGGAGATAATTTCTCATCCATATAACCTGGTGGATGATGATGGTGTATGTTTTGGTGTGTTTTGTTGGAATGGTTACCTGAAAGGACATTTTATTGTTCACATGTCCAGATTGGTCCGTAACATAAGCTTACTTTCTGGGCATGTCTGACAATGATACCTTCGCGATGCCCACCAAAATCAAACTGTTGTGTTTTAGCATAATGAGCACTTCTAATAGGTTGATGACAGGATCTGTGTATCTGCTCGTGTTCTGTTGTCGGTACGTTTTGTTCTCTTCAAAGCTGGTCTCCCCGTTCCTTGAAAGATCGCATGCTTTTGTTTGAGAGACCACATAAATGTCTGAGTGTCTCGtgcaaaaataattattatttgagATTATTATCTGTAATCCTTTTaggttatttttatattattctttTATGAATAGATATATATGTTCTTAATTTataattatgttttattttttattttttatttataatttttttcttgattttctttcttcttcttttaatcaTCGCAGGTGATGTAAAAtgatggaaaaaaaataaattaaattaaagataAAAATTGAAGAGAtgagaaataatttttataataatttaatatttttaaagttatttagATGTTGTAATAGCACATAACACAACATCTTTCAGAttagttattatattattaacacATTAAAGAATTATGAATATTATAAAGGGCTcctcattatttatttttttgcggGGGGGAGAGCCTTCatttgaaagaagaagaagaagaagacaccataCTGTTTACACCCTTCTATAATAATGATGTAATCTTGAAATGTGTTCTTTGTCTATCCCATGTGTTTCCATCAGGAGACAAATTTTATCTGAGGGAGACGGAAAATAAGATCGGTGGCGGAGACCCAATTCGGCGTGTTAACAACCTTCAAGCGGCCTTGATCTTCCTCTCCAACACATCGGAGCAGATCTGCCCCATCATGTGGTAGAAGGAGAGCAATTCCGACAGCTGCTCCACCGACATCTTCCGCATCACGTTCCTCGCCACCATCTCCCTCCCCTCGTTCATCTTAAGCTTCTGCAAGTAGGACGAGGCGTTCCTCACCGTCGCGCCCATCTGCTTCAGCCTCTGCTCCTGCTGAATGCTCAACGCCGTGTTCGACTAATGGCAAAAGAGAAGAACCAAAGGTCAGACGATCCAAAACACCGCCTGTTACGGTCGACGCTCGTCCTCCTCCTGACGGATGATGAGCGGTAAAAGTACCTCAAGGAACTCGGCTCCGGCTTCGAGATCCTGCTCCTCCGAGGGTGGCATGTCGAGCCTCGCGTC is a window from the Musa acuminata AAA Group cultivar baxijiao chromosome BXJ2-1, Cavendish_Baxijiao_AAA, whole genome shotgun sequence genome containing:
- the LOC103991904 gene encoding uncharacterized protein LOC103991904, translating into MLGSSVQLGRGHGEDRVCYADKARWSRHSHQRHYQQSPWRSSSTSAAGTYPAPSFASGSSAEAVVSVSGTREQENRAGTEEDCPKTGIASVSSWGPSVAHSCNLKRFLESITPSVPALYPSKMEKRGWRASDQECRPYFALADLWVSFTEWSAYGAGVPLVLSGAGSVIQYYVPYLSGIQLYGESNRPFSDSRGHGEESDGDCSQDSSSEGCSDYEHEKGLGCSTEWNSNHVTGTLNLRIDKLCLREKHGHQQKGSSSGDGDFGHFRGHLLFEFLEQDPPFIREPLSDKISDLARCFPALKSLRSCDLLPSSWISVAWYPIYRIPNGPTLKDLDACFLTFHSLSTLMKDDGGASGPSISILQGVNGVPMVSLPVFGLASYKCRGSIWTPNGGTEMQLVNSLMQAADDWVRLQNINHPDYRFFTSHGTFRR